The DNA region TCGGGCACCATCTTCGGGTGGTCGTGCGAATAGGGCGCTATCTCGTAACAGACCGACGTGCCGGGTTGGCGCACGGTGTACACCGGCCCGTCTTCGTGGTCCGCCCGTGCGGTTCCGACCATCCCGACCATGTTCGCGGGAAGCACCGACGCGACCAACAGCACCGCCAGCGTGAGACTCAGTAGCGCGGTTTTATCGGCGTTCATTTCGCTGCTACCGGGTCGTATTCGCGTATTTCCCTTTGTTATGGACTCTCTGGGCGTTGTCTGGCGACGATATCTGGTCTACAGGCGGTCCGTTCGGTCGGCGTAGCCACCGTGTACTGCAGGGAAACGACACAAGTGAACTCCCAAACTTCCAAACTCCCAAACTCCCGAACTCTCAAACTCCGAATCAGCCCTCGCGCTGAATCTCGATTTCGTTCTCTGTGATGTCGGTGTTCGAGAGCGTCACGTTCTCGCTGACGGCCGAGACGCCCACGAGGTTGTTCGTGACGGTGCTGTTCTCGACGGTGACGCCGGTGGCATTCTCCAGTCGGACGCCGTAGGTGTTCGAGTAAGTCTCGACGTTCCGAATCGTCGCCGACCCCTCGGTCACGTCGATACCCGCGTGCCAGTCGTCCACCGCGAGGTTCCGAATCGTCACGCCCTCAGCACCGACGACGGCGATGCCATTGGTATGGCTTTCGCCCCGGCCGTCGATGAGATGGCCGTTA from Halorussus pelagicus includes:
- a CDS encoding right-handed parallel beta-helix repeat-containing protein — encoded protein: MTSRDVRRFGVLIAALVVAAGASVALAGATLPGASSTDAPSSTDATQRTIDSCGTIDRPGTYILSSEIENGGNTAISKPCIEITADDVTFNGNGHLIDGRGESHTNGIAVVGAEGVTIRNLAVDDWHAGIDVTEGSATIRNVETYSNTYGVRLENATGVTVENSTVTNNLVGVSAVSENVTLSNTDITENEIEIQREG